TTTTGACTCGACTCTTCAAATCTCTGGAATGTACGAAAATTGTCACCGTTTTATTTATAGGATCCAATTCAATTCCGAAGAGCAATGGACCAAGgctctcaaatttttactgaCCAATCTGAAGTGGGGTTTGGCCTGGGTCAGTTCCCAATTTACAAAAGATGAGGCTGAGCACTAGTACCTATCTATTTTGCCATtttaattgatataaaaaacaaaactttgtaaataaacataaaattgataaacgtCAACTGGAGGGTAATGGTCATTTAATGTCCCTTAATATACTATTAAATGATTAATAACCACCATTTGTTGATTGACGGTTATTAACTATAgggtataaatatatttatatgttatattacatacataggTGTTATTGATTTAGGAACAGTGCTCTGGTTTATTGTGGAAAAACCAGGATGCCGCAAATAAAACTTCCGGTGGACTCTGGATGCTTGGACGGTTTATGTACTCCTTAAATTCGTTTACACTCAATTCGACCACCTCGATCAGCTCACCCTCAACCTCCGAACCCCCACCTGAAACGGAAGAATTGATATTTCATGTTCAAAGAAGAAAGTTGCAGCATCAAAGCTCTGCTGTTCTGCCTTTGGTACGAACCAGAATTCACTCGCATCTCGTCTGTAACTTCTACATAGAAGAGTGTTTCCATGGCTCCTGTAGGTCCGACTCCACTTCTGAAAGCATGGCATAATACGACAATGCCAATCagtaaatgaaatgaaaatttaaggagtaacaatatttattaagGACATGAGTACAGACGACCAATTGGACAGTTACATTTACACGATACGATTCGTTCATTGAAAACCTACTAGTACAAAGGGAGGAAAACGACTCTCTTTTTCATTGCTTTGCAACAGAGCTGGCAGCAGGCAactttttacagaaaaaaactCAATAATTGGCTTGCAAAATTTACGTACTATATGCGCATTCATCAAAACGAAAAGTAACAACGACTATTGGACTTATCAAGCAGCGCAGTCTCATTGAAATCATggggaaaattgaaatttgagtTGCAGGGTATACGACTTGAACGAAGCACGAAAGTAAGTCTATAATTGCAATGAATAATGCGAAGCAACTAAGCGAATGTGTGCCAGCCCTGCATTAACCTGAAATACGTGCCGCGTGTCCGACAACTATAGTGCAAAGATACGCGAATGGTCCAATAGCGAATGGACGCAGACCTGCATGTGTGGAGCTTAACGAAGTTGGAAACAGGAGCGTTATATCCGCACTCCTCGAGCAATTCCTCCCTAGCGATCTCAGCGATGGGTAGATCCTTGTCTACGATGCCTGCGCAAAGTTCTAACGTAACGCCAAGGCTCGGAGGGTATTGCTGAAGGTCAACTTTGCCCTGTTTCTCGGGTAAACTTGCATAGAAAACGGCGGGACGGAACTGGGATACGAATATAAGTTTCCTCTGGGTGACGTTGAAGACGATCATGGCCACGGAGTCGTGGATACGGAGCAGATCCCATTTCTTCAGTTTTCCTGCCTGTCGGAATTGCATTCGCACCGGCCTCACCCACGGTGAGTTTGGCGGCAGAGGACCTATCTCTACATCCTTCAGATCCTGCATCTTCTCTCTGAGGATCTTTGTTTCCCGATCAGTGTTCGCCTCGCTCATCTTCGCTGTCTACCTGACGTCCTTTTGTCCGGTTTTTAGGTTAGGTAAATACGTGGTTGCAGACGGCTCATCTaccacgcgtcaactcgctcgACTTGACTTTTCGGTGGCGCCACCTTTGGCCGTTTTCCAAAGCTCATCGATTCAAGTTCACTTGTCCCAACGACCTGCAGCACTGGAACATGGTAAGAGAGGACATTCAAACatcaaatcaaaaaaatcgaaatactATTGGTCTCATAGATTTATCACTTTTTTCGatgtaaattttaaatatttgaaatgctATGCCTCCTTTCTCTAcctgatgagaaaaaatcttcTCTGCGGCACGTCGTcacagaatttgaaaatcagcTCTTTCGAAGAATTCTGGATCATATTCTATCGGGCAATTTACTCACGCAAAGTAACAGGAATGTCACTATAGCATTCTAGATCAAGCTTGCAATAAATTTATGGTAGAACGACGGAATAGAAATAACAGAAATTAATGGTGTATGATTCACGTGTTTCAGAATTCTGTCTCTACGCGTTCGGGAAAAGATCCGAGATAAAGATTCTTCTTCATACCATTGAAAGGACGTGTTCCACCCAGGTACgaattatttcttctttcctttcttgcCCGTTCCTTTCCCATCCCCTTTGCCCTTTTTGCTGCCCGGGGGCTTAAACGCGTCTAGTATTTCCTGTTGCTTGACCTGCGTGTCTACGTGTATCACATTGGGTTTTTTACGGTAGCGATTGACCGCAGCCGGTGgagagaattcaatttccatGTCAGACGCGGTCGAGCTGGAGGCGATCGAGGCGTCGTCCTTATTCTTCGTTATTTTAAACTGCAGGGGTTTCATCGGTTCCTGGAGCTGCGGGACCTCCATAGTCTCCTGCTTTATCGGATACATAGTCACGTAGTATGTGCCGTCCTTTCGGTGAATGTGCAAAGTGGGTGGCAGCTCGacctcctcttcctcgtccttCTTCTTCCCCGTCCCCTGGCTTTTGTGTATCGACGGCGAGCTCCTGCTCTTGTTCTTCAGCATTTTCCCCTTCTTGCTCCTCGACGACGAGCTTCCGGGCCTGCTGTCCGCGTTGCCCGCCATCTTCGCCTGTCGCAGCAGCTCGTTCATGTACCTCGATATTGCCCCGGGTTTCCACCCGAGCCGGGGTTTCAGCCTCCCTACAACCTCGTTCGTGTTCCACAGCCACCCCATATTCGCCGGCACCCTCATCCTCGCGTCGAGGCAGTTTTTGTGCCCGTAGTTAATCCCCGGGTAGGAGGCACCGGCCGTGTAAACGAACTTCATCACCCGTCTGCTCACCTTGACGTACGACTTGGAACCCGAGTGAGCCCGGTCTCCAGCGGGGCCCGGAACCGCGTGCGGCCCTTTCGGCTGTTTGCCCCTGCTGACGGGCCTTGCGCCGCCCCCGGTGCCACCGTTTGTCTTGGACGAGCCTCCCCCGCTGGCGGGCCTCACCTGCGCCGGAAACTTCTTCGACAGCGGGGCCCCGCCCTGAGCCTCGGGGCCGTGGGCCTCCTCCCGAGGCTTCTTCCTGCGGGATCTACACCTCGGCTCTCCGCAGGGGCCCAACTCGATCTCCAGCGGAGGCAGGGGCAGCAGTTCCGACTGTTTGTCGGACTTCTCGTCTTTCTTCTTGGCACGTGTCGAGCCGAATGAGCCGGTTTCCGGAAACGAGGATACCGCTTCGCGGACGACGCCGGTTCGCCCGGCCATCGCAACCGTGTAAGGGCTCGGGAATCCGGGGGTCGTTTTCACCCCCACGGGCTGGTTTTTCGCCGGTGAATTAACGCTCGCTGCGCTCGTGTACGGGGACGCTCTGGACCCCGGTGGCTTCTTCGGGGAGCAGCTGGTGTCGCGGTCCCGACCGAAATACGGGCTCTCCGAGGGATCGGGAAGCCCGAGGCCCGCCAGTCCGGGCACCTTCCCGATCGAGTCGACGAACTCTTGGGTCTCCTTGAACGCCCGCAGCAGGCAATCGATGCCGAGGCAGGGTCTCTTCGTGCAGGAACCGCCATCTTTGCCGATTGCTGCTCTCATCGGCATTTCGCCGCCCCCGCTTTTCCCCTGGCAACCGCAACCAGACGATTTTTTCGCGTTTTCTCCGGCCTGAGGAACGCTGCATGCCCCCGTCATCAGGGCCTCGATCGGCTGTGCTGGGATGCCAGTGTTGCCGGTCAAACAACGATTTgtcgtcgtcttcgtcgttATTTGCGCGACGCTGCCACCTCGCTGTTGGCCGTTCCTCGAATAATTTCCGTCGCAGCAGCCACCGCCCCGCAGCCGTGAGCCTCCTCCGGGAACCCACGGCGTTCCGGAACAGCAATTTCCCGTGTAACACGGCATGTTTTTACCGCCGCCGTGATGATCATTTGCCGGAGGGTCGAAACGCCTCGTGCCGACGCAGCAGCCGCCCCCGCAGGCCGCCCCCGTGCACGGAACGTCCCCGGTTATACCTTTCAGGAAGTTTCCCCCCGGGGCACAAGCGCACGTCGGCTGGTTCGGGTAGGCGCGGTACACCAGCCCCCTGTAATCCCGATCGTTCAGCTTCTCGGCGCTGGTTAATTTCTCGAAGCTCGGACGGTTCATGCCGACCCTCGGTGCCGTCGATGGCGCACTTATGGGCGGGTCGAGGTTCGCCGGGCCTCCGTCCCTCCTCGCAAGCTCCTGACAGATCGGAGCCAGCCCAACGACGTCTCGAGGTCTCGGCAGAGGGTCTTCTTCTTGCTCCGTGCCGCCCGGGGGGACGCAGATCTTGTCCTTGACCTGGTTCGCCTTTCGGGCGAGTACCTCCGGGTCGGGTGGAACCCTGGTGCACTGGAACTCGTCGCTGGACTGCGGACTTTTGAAGAGGAAGGATCGCTCCTGGAAGGCGAAGTGAGTCACGATCGACTTCCCGAAGCAGGAGAGTCTGAGGAATATCGCTATGGTACCCGAGGGTTTGCCCTGGTAGTCGATCAGGTTGTAGGTGTTCTTGAGGGTGTAGGGTTTGGGCAGATGTCCCGCATCGTTCATGGCCATTGCCACTTGGTCGCAAAGACACCCGGACAGCGGTACCTGCGTTTCGCAAATCGGTTTGTCGCCTTTCGGAGGCTCACACGGAACTTTTTCCCTCGTTTTGTAAACACCGATCTTGAGAGGCTGC
The sequence above is drawn from the Neodiprion pinetum isolate iyNeoPine1 chromosome 2, iyNeoPine1.2, whole genome shotgun sequence genome and encodes:
- the LOC124212317 gene encoding uncharacterized protein; this encodes MDACGTCVGSKEEQLYMVELLVDKLNLSPDKVREAGTAPLSVHLKFVDFPAFEISQAEFVTAKKQSDKDASLNSDGKTGAEGLVDFSAGKSCLFTKQPRDLVQAMQSQPLKIGVYKTREKVPCEPPKGDKPICETQVPLSGCLCDQVAMAMNDAGHLPKPYTLKNTYNLIDYQGKPSGTIAIFLRLSCFGKSIVTHFAFQERSFLFKSPQSSDEFQCTRVPPDPEVLARKANQVKDKICVPPGGTEQEEDPLPRPRDVVGLAPICQELARRDGGPANLDPPISAPSTAPRVGMNRPSFEKLTSAEKLNDRDYRGLVYRAYPNQPTCACAPGGNFLKGITGDVPCTGAACGGGCCVGTRRFDPPANDHHGGGKNMPCYTGNCCSGTPWVPGGGSRLRGGGCCDGNYSRNGQQRGGSVAQITTKTTTNRCLTGNTGIPAQPIEALMTGACSVPQAGENAKKSSGCGCQGKSGGGEMPMRAAIGKDGGSCTKRPCLGIDCLLRAFKETQEFVDSIGKVPGLAGLGLPDPSESPYFGRDRDTSCSPKKPPGSRASPYTSAASVNSPAKNQPVGVKTTPGFPSPYTVAMAGRTGVVREAVSSFPETGSFGSTRAKKKDEKSDKQSELLPLPPLEIELGPCGEPRCRSRRKKPREEAHGPEAQGGAPLSKKFPAQVRPASGGGSSKTNGGTGGGARPVSRGKQPKGPHAVPGPAGDRAHSGSKSYVKVSRRVMKFVYTAGASYPGINYGHKNCLDARMRVPANMGWLWNTNEVVGRLKPRLGWKPGAISRYMNELLRQAKMAGNADSRPGSSSSRSKKGKMLKNKSRSSPSIHKSQGTGKKKDEEEEVELPPTLHIHRKDGTYYVTMYPIKQETMEVPQLQEPMKPLQFKITKNKDDASIASSSTASDMEIEFSPPAAVNRYRKKPNVIHVDTQVKQQEILDAFKPPGSKKGKGDGKGTGKKGKKK
- the LOC124213387 gene encoding uridine diphosphate glucose pyrophosphatase NUDT14, whose amino-acid sequence is MSEANTDRETKILREKMQDLKDVEIGPLPPNSPWVRPVRMQFRQAGKLKKWDLLRIHDSVAMIVFNVTQRKLIFVSQFRPAVFYASLPEKQGKVDLQQYPPSLGVTLELCAGIVDKDLPIAEIAREELLEECGYNAPVSNFVKLHTCRSGVGPTGAMETLFYVEVTDEMRVNSGGGSEVEGELIEVVELSVNEFKEYINRPSIQSPPEVLFAASWFFHNKPEHCS